From the Sphingomonas brevis genome, the window GAAATCACCTCCGCGTCCATCGCCTCGAGGAGCAGCAGATGCTCCTTCAGAGAGGCAGGAATACCGCCTTTGCGGAGCGCTTCGACGAAACCAATGAACATCTGGAAAACCGTCACCCCGGACTTGATGATCGGCATGCGGCACTGTCAGGGGGACAGTGCCGGTCTGATCATGGGTCTGCCTTTCTGTGTCTTCCGTAAGAAGTAAGGCGGATGCCGGGTCAAGCCCGGCATGACGATCTCCCGGCCCGGGCATAGTTAACTAGGCTTTAGCACTTGGCCGGTAAGCCATGCCCGGATTGTTAGTGGGGAACTGGGTCAAATGGCCACGCTCGGCATTGAAGAAATTACCGAAAATGCGATCCGGAATGTCGCTCGCGACTGTGGCTCGCTGTCGATCGAGTGCAGCGACGTTGCCGGTTACGTCGAAGGTGTGGCCGAGCGGATCGGCGAGCATCTGAAGGTGCTCGACACGCTCGAGGAAGTGACCACCCGCCTTCTCGCCGACCAGGCCCGCGTATCGGATTCGACCGACGAAGCCCGGCTTCTTTCCGAACAAGCCAAGGCCAAGCTCGAAGCCGGGCGTGAGGCGATCGACGGAACTATTCAGGGGTTCAAGGGCCTGACCGAGCTGGTCGTCCAACTGGGCGAGCGGATGGCGGGCTTCGCTTCGGCAATGAACCAGGTTCAGACTGTTTCTTCGACAATCGAGACGATTGCCCGCAAGACCAATATGCTGGCGCTCAATGCCACGATCGAGGCAGCGCGAGCCGGAGATGCCGGCCGCAGCTTTGCCGTCGTCGCCGCCGAAGTGAAGAAACTGGCCCATGACACGCGCGCAGCGACTAGTCAGATCGCATCCACCATTGGTGAGCTGACCCGCGAGGCCAGTGCCGTAACGTCAGAGATCAAGACCGGCGTCGAGCGCAGCCGCGCCGCCCAAACCGGATTCAGCGCCATCAGTGACACGGTCAAGGAAGTGACCGAGATCGTCTCCATGGTCGATCGCCAGACCGAGGGCATCGCCCATTCCACGAGCCTTATTCAGACCAGCGTGGACCGCGTTAAGGCAGGGCTCAGCGATTTCGCCGGCGATGCGCGCGACAATGGCGGCAAGCTGATCAAGGCCCAGAAGCGCCTCAGCCACCTGGAAATGCTGTCCAACAATATGCTCGACACGCTTGCCAATTCGGGCGCGGACATCGACGATACGCCGATGATCCTGCTCGCCCAGGAAGCGATGCGGGCGATCAACGCCGCCGTCGAACAGGCGATCGACCGCGGCGAGATCAGCATGGAGGCAGTCCACGACCGCAATTACCAGCTGATCGAGGGCTCAAACCCGCCGCAGTACAACAACGGCTTTGCCGAGACGGCCGACAGGCTGGTCCGGCCCCTGCTCGACAAGTTCAAGTCGAAGGAGCCGAAGATCATCGGATCGGCGATAACCAACCTGGACGGCTATCTGCCGACCCATCTCAGCGAGCGGTCGAAATCTCCGGGGCCGGATCCGGTGTGGAACGATGCCAATTGCCGCAACAAGCGCATCTTCATGGACGAAATTACCCGCAAGGCTTGTGAAAGCGAGCAGCCGGCGATGTTGTCGACCTATCGGATGGAGCTTGGCGACAAATATATTCCGGTGAAGAACGTCTTCGTGCCGCTTTATTTCAAGGGCCGCCGCTGGGGCAATTTCGAGCTGGCCTACAGGGACGAATGATCAGGGGCAGGCGCGTGACAGCGCCTGCTCAAGATCGTCGATCAAATCCTCTGGGTCTTCCAAACCAACATTGAGGCGGACAAGCAATTTGCCCGTCTCCGGCGTTGGGCGCCTGAGATCGCCATAGGTCATGACCAGGCTGCCTGCGCCGCCCCAGCTGTAGCCAATGCCGAACAGCTCCAGCGCATCGACGAAGCAGACAACCTGCTCGCGGGTCCAATTTCCGAAAATCACGGAGAAGATGCTGGCCGAGCCAGTCCAATCGCGCTGCCAGATGTCATGACCGGGACAGTCCGGAAAGGCAGGATGGAGCAGGGCGGTGACCTCATCGCGCTCCTTGAGCCATTGCGCGACTTTCAGCGCCGAATCTCCGAGCCGCTGCAGCCGGACGTCAAGCGTCTTGAGGCCCCGAAGCACCAGCGAGCAATCGTCGGGCGAAACGCCCATGCCAAGCAGCCGTTGGGCCGCGCGCAATTGCTGGTCCAGCTTGACGTCCCGAGTGGTGATAGACCCCAGCAGCAGATCGCTGTGGCCGCCGGCATATTTGGTTAGCGCCTGGACGCTGATGTCTACCCCGGCGCCATAGGCGTCGAACAATACGCCAGCACCATAGGTGTTATCGATAGCGACCAGCACGCCGCGTTCGTGGGCGGCCGCGCAGATCGCCGGAACGTCCTGTACCTCCATTGTGATCGAGCCCGGGCTTTCGGTCCAAATCAATCGGGTCTCGCGGCGGATCAGGTCCGAAATGCCCGCGCCGATCATAGGGTCGTAGCGCTCGACCTCGATGCCCAGGTCCTTCAAAGTGTCGAATGCCAGTTCGGTGTTGGGGCCATAGGCGCTGCGGGTCAGCAGCACATGGTCGCCCGACTTGCAGAATGCGAAATAGGGCAAGGCGATCGCGGCCTGGCCGCTGGGTACAATCAAGCAATGCTCGGCGCCCTCTATGGCGGCGATCTGCAGCGCCAGCTCGCGCACTGTCGGCGTGCCGTATAGGCCGTAGCGATATTGGTCGGGGTCGCTGGAATCCCGCGCATCGGCCACGGATTTGAATAATACGGTCGATCCGCGCGATGTGGACGTAGCGAGCGACTGGAAATCGGTTGAAGCCCGGCGATCCGGGCGGATCAGCCTGGTTGCGAGCCGGCGCCTTTTCGGCTCGTCAGGCACCTAGACCTTGCGCCTCGCCATGAAAGCCAACCTCTCGAACAACATCACGTCCTGCTCGTTCTTGAGCAGCGCACCGTGGAGCGGCGGGATCGCCTTCGTCGGATCCTGGTTCTGCAGCACCTCGAGCGGCATGTCCTCGTGCAGCAGCAGTTTTAGCCAGTCGAGCAGTTCGCTGGTCGACGGTTTCTTCTTGAGGCCCGGAACCTCGCGAATGTCATAGAAGATGTCGAGCGCGCGGCTGACCAGCAGCTTCTGGATACCAGGGAAATGGACGTCGATGATCGCGCTCATCGTATCGCGGTCGGGAAAGCGGATGTAATGGAAGAAGCAGCGGCGCAGGAAGGCGTCGGGAAGCTCCTTTTCATTGTTCGACGTTATCACCACTACCGGCCGGTCGACCGCCTTCACAGTCTCGTTGGTTTCGTAGACGTGGAACTCCATCCGATCGAGTTCCTGGAGGAGGTCGTTGGGGAATTCGATATCGGCCTTGTCGATCTCGTCGATCAGCAACACGGGCAGCTGGGGAGAGGTGAATGCGTCCCACAGCTTGCCACGCTTGATGTAGTTCTTGATGTCATGGACCCGCTCGTCGCCGAGCTGTCCGTCGCGCAAGCGGGCAACGGCGTCATATTCATACAATCCCTGGACGGCCCGGGTGGTCGACTTGATATGCCACTCGATCAGAGGGGCGCCGAGCGCTTCGGCGATTTCGTGTGCCAGCACCGTCTTTCCCGTCCCCGGCTCGCCCTTGACCAGCAAGGGGCGGCGCAACTTGACGGCGGCATTGACCGCGACCTTGAGGTCATCGGTCGCGACATAGTTGGAAGTGCCTTCGAAACGCATGGGGCGGCTCTAAGGCCAAACTTCCGTTCGTGTCGAGCGAAGTCGAGACACGCGCCCCTCGACACGCTCGGGGCAAACGGGAAATTGCGGTTAGTCGATGCGGGCGGCCGCCCTTGCTTCGAGCAGGTCGAACAGGCCGCGGTTCTGAAGCAGCAATTGCTCGCCGCCAAAGCCCAACGCACGCTCGCTGGGGGCGCCGTCGGTACCGTCGCCGATCACGCGGACGATCGACGGCTGGTCGGGAAGGGTCAGGACCGGGATCTGCATGCCGACGCGGTCGGCGGCACGGTCGAGCAAGGCGCGGATCGCCGGCCAGTCACTCATCAGCGCGGTGGCGGCGCCGAGCGCGCAGCCGCGCCGTTCCGATCCGGCCAGGGTCTCGATCGCATGGCGGGCCGCAACCAATGCCGCTTCAGTCTCGGCGGCGCCGGGTGTCGAAGGCAGAGGGCCGACCGACGCGGTCAGGCGCACGAGGTAAAGTCGCTCGCGCTCATAGGCGTCGGACGCTTCCTTCAGCCAATCGCGGACCGGGCCGGCTGGGCAATTGTTGAGCGCCAGCTCGATCAGGCCGGGATGACGGCCGTAGAGCGAACAAAAAAGGTGGACGGCATCGGCCAGGTCGCGCGCCTGGTTGGGGCCGGTCATGGCCATCAGGTGGAGGCGATAGGAGTGCTCGGCCGAACCCTCGGCCTCGACCCGCGCCAGCTGCGCCTGGGCAGCGGTCATCGCCGTCCGGTCGACTGCCTGATTGATCGCCATCCCCACACTCTCCTGTAATATTCGGTCGGTCCTGGCGTTGAACCTTGAGGCCAGCTTCTAACCGGCTTGCGTAAAGACAGGGTTTAGGAGCGCTTCATCTTTTGGTGAGGCAGGTTAAAAAACGGCTCGAAACGGGACATTCTCGGGCCCGGATGGGGTGGGGAAGCGGTCCGGGCCCGAAAAATCTGTGGATATTTACGCAGCCATCGGCAGCGCGGCGTCTTCCTCGATCACGGTCGCCTTGGCGTCGACCACCTGATCGGCCGCCGGCACGTCGGGCGAGAACCAATGGCTAGCGCCGACCACCAGGCCGAGGGCCAGGTAAGCGCCGATCGCCAGGCTGGGCGCAAAGAACAGCGGCAGGATGAACGCCAGCCGAAGCCACAGCGGGTTGAAGCCGAAATCGCGGCCGATCGCTTCGCACACACCAAGGATGGTGTCGTTACGCAGGGGAAGCGGGGTCGTCTTGGTCATCATCTCGTCCTTCTTGCTGGCGGTCAGGGTTACCATGCCAGCTAATATGCAATGGCCGTGCCAATGGCCGATTTCCGGGATGTATCGCTTGAGCGATGCGGAAAAGTTGGCGCCAGGTACCAATTCAGGGCTGTCTGGTTGGTGAATTTCGCCACATGAATTGCCGAGCGCAGGAGACAGTTTGCATGGCAAACTGGAACCAGCGCGAAGAGGCAATGAATGGCGGCCGACCGGCGGGCGCAAGCCCGACCGGATTGACGTCACGGATTTACTCCGTGACGGCAGGACCCGCCAATCAAAGCTGGCTATGGACCCCATGCCGAGCTTTGATAGGGTGCCGGCCAGCGGGAGGCTGGTGCGATGTTCGAACATTGGGGCGAATTCTACCTGTTGGCGGGCTCGGCGGCGGCCGTGCTGATCGGCCTGATCTTCGTCGTCGTGACCCTGATGCAGGACAAGCCGCGGTCGACAATGATGGCGGGCGCCAGGCTCTACATGGGTCCGGTGGTGCTGCAGGTGAGTTTCGTCCTGGTGCTGAGCGCCGCCGCGCTGACTCCGGGGATCGCCGCGCAATATTATGCGATCATCGCCGCGATCGTCGCGCTGTGGGGGCTTTATCGCGGCGTTCAGTCGATCGTCGGGATCCGCAAGCTGTGTTGGCAGGAGGACCCGCCGCACTGGAGCGACGTATGGTTCTACGGCGTTTTCCCGACCATCCTGTCACTGGGCGTCGCCGAGGTCGCATGGGCCTTCTGGGCCGGCGAGGCCTGGGCGGTCCATGGAGTGGCGGTCGCGATCACCGCGATCCTGCTGCTCGCAATCAGGAACGAATGGGACCTCGTGACCTGGCTCGCGCCGATGGGCAAGGACAAGGCGTAGAAGTCCGAGGGAGTTTTGGGGATTCCGGGGGAGTTTTGGCGACCGGCCCCCCGACCGAGTCGCCAAGCCAGGACTTAACACCGGTTAATCACGCAGGTAAAGCTCTCGCCCTTCGGCCCTCTTGCTGACCGAATAGTCTATGCGGATCCGCACCCATTCGCCGACCAGGCTCTTGCCGCCGACCCGAGGCGGGCGGACCAGGAACTGCCACGCCGCCTGGCGCACTGCTCCGGCAAGGTGCGACCCGGCCGGCCCCTGGCCCAGCTCGACGCAATCCTCCACCCGGAAGCGCGGCGCGGTGCGGCAGGCGACCATCCCCCAGCCGCCATCCTCCGGCATGGTCTTGGGAAGATAGGCGGCGAGCTCCTGGTTGGTCGGCTCGCGATACCATTCGGCGGCGTAGAGCGGCTCGCCATTGGGCGCATTTCCGACCATCGCGCTGTCTCCCGGCGCGCTGCCCTGGGCGAGCTGGCCGGCCCCCGGCGCATTGCTACCCAGCTTGGCGATGTCGGAGGCCTCAAGGTCCTCCTTGCTCATCGGGATTAGGTCGAGCGGACGTTCCGGAATGACCTGCTTGGGCTTGATTGGCGGGA encodes:
- a CDS encoding methyl-accepting chemotaxis protein; amino-acid sequence: MATLGIEEITENAIRNVARDCGSLSIECSDVAGYVEGVAERIGEHLKVLDTLEEVTTRLLADQARVSDSTDEARLLSEQAKAKLEAGREAIDGTIQGFKGLTELVVQLGERMAGFASAMNQVQTVSSTIETIARKTNMLALNATIEAARAGDAGRSFAVVAAEVKKLAHDTRAATSQIASTIGELTREASAVTSEIKTGVERSRAAQTGFSAISDTVKEVTEIVSMVDRQTEGIAHSTSLIQTSVDRVKAGLSDFAGDARDNGGKLIKAQKRLSHLEMLSNNMLDTLANSGADIDDTPMILLAQEAMRAINAAVEQAIDRGEISMEAVHDRNYQLIEGSNPPQYNNGFAETADRLVRPLLDKFKSKEPKIIGSAITNLDGYLPTHLSERSKSPGPDPVWNDANCRNKRIFMDEITRKACESEQPAMLSTYRMELGDKYIPVKNVFVPLYFKGRRWGNFELAYRDE
- a CDS encoding cystathionine beta-lyase — encoded protein: MPDEPKRRRLATRLIRPDRRASTDFQSLATSTSRGSTVLFKSVADARDSSDPDQYRYGLYGTPTVRELALQIAAIEGAEHCLIVPSGQAAIALPYFAFCKSGDHVLLTRSAYGPNTELAFDTLKDLGIEVERYDPMIGAGISDLIRRETRLIWTESPGSITMEVQDVPAICAAAHERGVLVAIDNTYGAGVLFDAYGAGVDISVQALTKYAGGHSDLLLGSITTRDVKLDQQLRAAQRLLGMGVSPDDCSLVLRGLKTLDVRLQRLGDSALKVAQWLKERDEVTALLHPAFPDCPGHDIWQRDWTGSASIFSVIFGNWTREQVVCFVDALELFGIGYSWGGAGSLVMTYGDLRRPTPETGKLLVRLNVGLEDPEDLIDDLEQALSRACP
- a CDS encoding AAA family ATPase, which translates into the protein MRFEGTSNYVATDDLKVAVNAAVKLRRPLLVKGEPGTGKTVLAHEIAEALGAPLIEWHIKSTTRAVQGLYEYDAVARLRDGQLGDERVHDIKNYIKRGKLWDAFTSPQLPVLLIDEIDKADIEFPNDLLQELDRMEFHVYETNETVKAVDRPVVVITSNNEKELPDAFLRRCFFHYIRFPDRDTMSAIIDVHFPGIQKLLVSRALDIFYDIREVPGLKKKPSTSELLDWLKLLLHEDMPLEVLQNQDPTKAIPPLHGALLKNEQDVMLFERLAFMARRKV
- a CDS encoding DUF6975 family protein, translated to MAINQAVDRTAMTAAQAQLARVEAEGSAEHSYRLHLMAMTGPNQARDLADAVHLFCSLYGRHPGLIELALNNCPAGPVRDWLKEASDAYERERLYLVRLTASVGPLPSTPGAAETEAALVAARHAIETLAGSERRGCALGAATALMSDWPAIRALLDRAADRVGMQIPVLTLPDQPSIVRVIGDGTDGAPSERALGFGGEQLLLQNRGLFDLLEARAAARID
- a CDS encoding PspC domain-containing protein, which codes for MVTLTASKKDEMMTKTTPLPLRNDTILGVCEAIGRDFGFNPLWLRLAFILPLFFAPSLAIGAYLALGLVVGASHWFSPDVPAADQVVDAKATVIEEDAALPMAA